One stretch of Cheilinus undulatus linkage group 5, ASM1832078v1, whole genome shotgun sequence DNA includes these proteins:
- the pip5k1bb gene encoding phosphatidylinositol 4-phosphate 5-kinase type-1 beta translates to MSTTTENGMGGPWNINREKTYKKTTSSALKGAIQLGIGYTVGNLTSKPDRDVLMQDFYVVESVFLPSEGSNLTPAHHYPDFRFKTYAPLAFRYFRDLFGIKPDDYLYSLVNEPLIELTNPGASGSLFYLTSDDEFIIKTVQHKEAKFLQRLLPGYYMNLNQNPRTLLPKFYGLYCIQSGGINIRLVVMNNVLPRSVKMHYKYDLKGSTYKRRASRKEREKSSPTYKDLDFQDMHEEGLYFDTETYNNLMKTLQRDCRVLESFKIMDYSLLLGVHVLDHSQREGGEPGQAGGDGRRPVGQRVLYSTAMESIQGDGKAAEALTTDDTMGGIPAKTHKEEKLLIFLGIIDILQSYRFIKKLEHSWKALVYDGDSVSVHRPGFYASRFLKFMSTRVFRKTQPLRFSPSKRTRTSIPALKSSSQEILSSQADERNEEDRRVRLGGACSLASLDGQAVFGSYLRPDLVPANPSFYEGSSMGTISTSSIFVNVDNQTEEREDVGSSSTFTLEDSAICLTSEQSTMDVDIDRDDGSVLDVYL, encoded by the exons aTGTCAACCACAACAGAAAATGGGATGGGAGGACCTTGGAACATcaacagagagaaaacatacaaaaag aCTACTTCATCAGCCTTGAAGGGTGCCATTCAGCTCGGCATTGGCTATACAGTGGGCAACCTTACCTCAAAACCTGACAGAGATGTTCTTATGCAAGACTTCTATGTTGTGGAGAGTGTCTTTCTGCCAAG TGAGGGAAGTAACCTGACCCCAGCACATCATTATCCAGACTTCCGCTTCAAGACCTATGCCCCGCTGGCCTTCAGATACTTCAGGGATCTGTTCGGCATCAAACCTGATGATTATCTG TACTCCCTGGTGAATGAGCCTCTCATTGAGCTGACCAACCCCGGTGCCAGCGGCTCTCTCTTCTACCTAACCAGCGATGATGAGTTCATCATTAAAACCGTCCAGCACAAAGAGGCCAAGTTTCTGCAGAGATTGCTACCTGGATACTACATG AACCTAAACCAGAATCCACGTACGCTACTGCCCAAGTTCTATGGACTCTACTGCATCCAGTCAGGAGGCATCAACATCCGACTGGTGGTGATGAATAACGTGCTACCCCGCTCCGTCAAAATGCACTACAAATACGACCTGAAGGGATCCACTTACAAGAGACGGGCGTctaggaaagagagagagaagagttCGCCGACCTATAAAGATCTGGACTTTCAGGATATGCACGAAGAAGGGCTTTACTTTGACACAGAGACGTACAACAACCTGATGAAGACCCTGCAGAGAGACTGTCGG GTACTGGAGAGTTTTAAGATCATGGACTACAGCCTGCTTTTGGGTGTTCATGTCCTGGACCACAGccagagagaggggggagaacCGGGCCAGGCAGGGGGGGACGGGAGGAGACCTGTGGGCCAGAGGGTGCTTTACTCCACCGCCATGGAGTCCATCCAGGGAGACGGCAAGGCAGCTGAAGCCCTCACCACAGACGACAC GATGGGTGGTATCCcagcaaaaacacacaaagaagaaaagctgCTCATCTTCCTGGGTATCATAGATATTCTTCAGTCATATAG GTTCATTAAGAAGTTGGAACACTCGTGGAAAGCTCTGGTGTACGATGGG GACTCCGTGTCAGTACACAGGCCTGGGTTTTATGCCAGCCGCTTCCTCAAGTTCATGAGCACACGGGTCTTCAGGAAGACGCAAC CACTTCGATTCTCCCCTTCAAAGAGGACTCGTACTTCCATCCCAGCTCTGAAGTCATCCTCACAGGAGATCCTTTCATCGCAAGCGGATGAGAGGAACGaggaggacaggagagtcaggctGGGGGGGGCGTGCAGCCTGGCAAGCTTGGACGGACAAG CTGTGTTCGGCTCTTACCTGCGTCCTGATCTGGTCCCTGCCAACCCGTCCTTCTACGAAGGCTCCTCCATGGGCACcatctccacctcctccatcttTGTCAACGTGGACAACCAAACAGAGGAGAG